The genome window aaaaattaattaaatttttataataaatatgtaaatgaatttttctcttttaaataatATACTAGTTGTAAACTCAACATTTACTGTCGTTTTTTGTAATTTGAcattcaaaagtactttttgaaaaaataatccAAACGCACTTTTCTTATCAAATATTGAAAAAAGTACTTCTCAAATAAATTGGCCAAATACAAACTGTAACtctaaaaaaatacttttttggaaagcacttttcaaaataagtagtTTTTAgcagcttggccaaacgggctcttagtgaTGGACAAGACTCTGATCCTATTCAAGATATTGACAGTGACCCGTAAGAAGGAAGAAGTCATGTGAATTTCCTACCCTCAGTCCTTGCTCTCTCAAACTCTACACAACCATCCTTCCTATACCCATCCTTCTTTGCTTTTTATCCTTCTGTTTACAACCTTAAAATCATTGGACTTCTTTCTCGCATTGCATAAGTAAACCAATTGAATCCCTCCACCCCCacacacaaaaagaaaaaaaatataccaCATATCTCCATATCGAGCACCGATAACTTACCTTTCAACATACACTACAAGTTCAAGGACACATTCACCTCTAAGGTTTACATTATTTTCCAATACCTAGTGCAAAATATAATTACAAAAAAGCCAAATACATATACAAACCCTTAAACTTGTCACAAAATTTTATTTAGACACTTCAACTGAGTCTATAACCTATTGAACACTTAAAATAATGTAAAAGTGTGTCTATTGAACACGAAAAATTCAGTCCCAGCAAAGAAATAAGTGTGTGAAGCTCAATCACGCTTACGTGGCAAGGCAACCAATGAAAGATAGCCACGTCAATAAAAAAGATGCACATTATCTCTTTAGACCGGTCCAACACCTACCCCTCCTCTTCTCCCTCCACAACAACCTTGACCCACCACCTCTGGCCTCTACCTCCCCTACCTACTTCCTTCTCAAGCACCACAAGCACCACCATATCACAACCGGTGCACAAAGCATTTCGCGTTCACGCAGGGTGCGAGGAAGGGCCGCACACCAAGGGGTGTAATGTAAGCAGCCTACCATGATGCAAGCATCAATGGCGGATTCcatggctcgaacccgtgacctacaGGTCACGCGGAGCTTTACGGTTGCAACCACCACATGAAAATCACAACTTTCCTTTTGAAACTTATAGtgaaaagttttaaaaaatacaGCACACTATAATTACTTCTAATAAAACAAAACTCAAACACCAAATTGGGTCATCATGCCACTGATGGCTTTCCTGATTATCAAATTCAGATTAACCCACAAATTCGTCAGATCACTTCTCTCGCCATTTAGCCTCGACATGCCATATCCCCTTCAGTTCTAGGTGCCCCCACTCCCTATTGCACCCTTGGACTGACGCCGTCGCATCCCAACACCCGCCTCTGTGTTCTCGGCCAACTAGTAAATATTAAAATAACCTTTAAAGTAAAGCTTAAAATAAAATCAGTTACTATAGTAACGAACAACTCCATCGTCATTAACACTAAACTTTGACCGGAAAACATGACCCCCAGTCTATGTCGCCGGAAGATACAGAGGACCCACGAAGGGGTTGAACAACCTTAGATGATAGTGTTTAGTAAAAATCttatctttaaaaattttgaGGTTTTATCTTTGAAGAGAATCTGTAGGAAACCAGCATTGAGAAATTAAGAGGAAGATAGAGGAGAAAGtcaaaggaaaaaaatatttgaaaaaagaAACATTTCAGTTATTCACGGCTTCACGCGCTTGACTCCAGGTGAGATTCGCTAATTGTGCCATGTAAGAGTGAGGTGTTCAGTAGACACACTTTGATAGTAATTTGAGTGTTCAACAAGTAATTGGCTTAGTTGAGGTGTCTAAATGAAATTTCGTGACAAGTTTAAGGGGTTGTCTATGTATTTGGACTTACAAAAATCTACCATTAAAGGTAGAGTGTATTTTTACTGCCTAAACTCTCCAACCTTATTCTTGAAGATAGATGTTGAACCTTTGATCTTGGTCAATTGTCATGTGTTCATGAACCAAATCAATGCACTGGGACCTAAtatcatataatagtaaaaaaGATGTCAAACATTTATCTCCACTATATCTCTTGGTTTGGCAACTTTCTCGTGAAGAAGTTTTTCATAAGTTTATAGCTTATTTAAGAATAAGAAAAGTTCATGTTTACACCAAAATTACATATTTTTTAGCAATTATTGTAAGTCATAATTATGTAGAAAGCAAATGAAGCAACATTACGAAAGTGAAAGTACTACCTGGTGATAATACGTTGGCATCCAGGTAAGAAGAATAAACGTCCCCCAGTTGTGACAGAAGTGAGACACTATCAAGGCCCATACAGGTGGTTTTGACAGAATCAATTTCCAAGGGATTGATTTAACAGGTTCCTTGGAAACACTGCTACTAAGAATAAGCTTCTTTTCTTCAGGCCGCAGCTCAGGATCATCAAGGGGTGAACTGTATGCCTACATGAAAATTATCTGACATGGATAAGCAGCACTACTTATAGCCTACCAGGAAATTCCGAGTTTATGAATAGTAAGATTTTGCACGATGTGGTTTGTTGGCTGAGTATGTCTAGGATCAAACAGAGTGGTTTCTTTACAAATGAAGTTAAAGCATTCAATATACGCAACCACGGAGCTTTTGACAAATATATAGCACAACCTGAAACCATCTAGATGATCCTCATTGTTTGATAAACAGTCATCTTAATAAATGTTTCTTTTACAATCAAAAGAATATACAGATTAATATGTACCTTATTGAGCCACACGGCAAACCATACAGTGCCTAAAGaaccaaaagaaaagaagacaGAAGGCCACCCAAAGTTGTGTATCAGCAATGGCGAAAATGCTAGTCCAGTCACAGATCCAAGATACATTCCACTGTAAACCAGTGCCAGAGATCTACTTCTTTCTGATACAGGAACCCATTTAGAGAGAATGTTATTCATTGCCGGCATTGCAACACCCTGGAAGCGATAAAGTCAAATCAGCTAATCAAGAAACAAGGAATTGAGTTATAATGCCAGATTATTCCAAACGAAAAGACCTCATTTGACCTCAAAATTAAATCAGCTTAGATCTCCCTTCGATGAgttaaaaagaaaataagaatgaAAAATGAACAGAACCAACCTCACCAATTCCCATGAAAGCTCGAACAACAAATAAGAAGGGCAATCCAAGCTTTGCAGCAATGGGCGTGAGAACTGTAGCAACAGACCACCACACTACCCCAAATCCTAAGACAGCTTTCCCACCAACAGTGTCTGCCCATATACCTCCTGCTATCTGGGCTTAATACCACATTTATTAAAAAATGAAATACAGAGGGGCCTCAAGTCTAATAAGTATAAAGGATCCACATTATGAGTTGCAAGACAATGTGAAATAAGAGagctaaataaataaaaataaaaggcaAGAACAAAAAAATGACactttctatctttaaaattcagAAGCTTATTTTGATAAAtcagaataaataaataaaactactAGCTAATGAGCAGAGTGAAGGCGGATATCCTACCTGAGTGAGAAGATAACCCCAGAAAAATGAAGACTGTATTAAACCAACAGTGGTAGGACCCCAGTGGTATTCGGATGCCATTGGAAGTATGGCGATACTCATGTTTACCTGCACAGCACAATCTGATTAAAGTTTCCAACTGAAAACCCACTAAAACGGAAAGGAAGAAATTAATCGCTTACTCTATCCATATTGCAAAGAAGAAAAGCGGAGAAACAAAGAAGCACAATAACCCATCGCTTTGGGAACTCTAAGCTATCTCCATCTTCTTTCTTTCTCAATAAAGCATCGGAGATGGGATCCTCGAACTTCAACGATTCTGACGACTCAGCAATTTTAAAGGGCTTTGACTTGACatcagcccacgccttccaactaTCATTATTCCTCCGAACCAACCCTTCCCCGTATCTGCTCCCAAACTGAAACAATCGAAATGCGCCCCTGCATTCGATCCCATTCCCAGTAGTGTAGTAACTGAAATTTCTTCCACGGATGTTGGAATTGCAATTTTTGGGAGGAGAGCAACTGTAGTGGGAGAGGAGAAATGATTTCGCAGTCATAGCAGCGGAGAAGTAAAGCGATTTTCTATTGCTGCTGATACGTATAGTAGAAAAGGAAATTTGAAAGGCAAGATTTTTAACAACGGTTGGAAATGTGGTGGTGCTACTACTAAATTGTTGTCACTTTCCACTAAAATAATTGTACGGGATATTTATGGGCACTGGTTCTGTTTCTTACACGTGTCATAAGATAGTATTCCTTAGGATAATGAGTCTCATTACTACTACGTCGTTGGTTTCTTTCGGAAAATGACACTTCATAGCCATTCTTtgtagaaaaaatatatttttttttgtatatttttagtatatatatatatacacttatgTATgtcatataaaaaaaaaatattgtatacgtgtcacgacccaaaaatttactagtcatgatggcacataactcaacccgctaggtaagccaactaataactaaccacttccaataatatttaacaagacaattaagcaaataaattatctgaatcttatacattaccccgaggactggtagtataaatcatgagcttctaagaatagaatttacaaagctgaaataaaataaatacaacgtctgtttgaaaagtacataaacagagttttatagatctaaagctaccacgaacaagaggcagctacaaccgggacgcaggtacatcttcaatccagctcccatcgaacacagcaacatcagcagccaacatctgcacgcaaggtacagaagtgtagtatgagtacaaccgaccacatatacttagtaagtaacaaacttaaccttagattgaaagcagtgacgagctaacaaaaggtcgggtccaataccaatatcccacaagaGTTCATAATGCATAATACAAGAAATAAAAGGGGTATCTCATAAGTAAAAAAattgctcagctcgttcacagttccagaaaatagtcatgcttttcaagtatctcagtgaaaaacccaaatcttttatcgaaaaTGCCAAATATActagtaagtttgaaaactgtaattttttcaaatatcctttccacaataaataagatgtttcattttctttccagatagcaagtgtgaaatacctctctatgcccacatatcaatgtgtgtaaaaggtcatgaatgacgtgataccgtacagcatgaggaaaaatgcatctctatgcatgtatgtcatgtgtgcatgccaatgccatgtatctcacaGATgcatcatgtactcacactctcagagtactcaatattactgtctcacactttccactcatcatgctcaaccactcggtactgtatatggcccagggaagatccatcccggaatatatacatcactgaccatcaatcactcagtaccgaggaaggccaatccggccccatagagaagatccatctccaggtatataaatgcttcggataagatccatccctcaatattaTCAATCGTGCTCACtgggggggtgtgtacagactccggaggggctcctacagcccaagcgctatcataagctagattcaggcataaatcaatataacaagttgcggcgtgcaacccgtcccataattgtcactcataatcaggctctcagcctcactcagccatcaatctctccagtctcactcacgggctcacaatgtcatgaaactagcccgacaataatgatatgatgtatcaataaacaacaactaagactgagatatgatatgaatgcatgaatataactgagtacgaaatatcaatgaaatcagtgagatgacagcaagaaacgaccactatttGGCCTAACAATATcaccataaagcctaaacatgatatttagcatgattgacagctcacttactttatcacatggtgaaaacacagatatcaacaaaatagggccactatacagtgccatttaaacaacggagtcacaattcatagggtgcacgcccacacgcccatcacctagcatgtgtgtcacctcaataacaatcacataacacgtaattcgggattTTATACTCTCAACattaagtttagaagagttacttacctcgaataagccaatATCAATgacgagcaagccaagcgatgctccaacgATGCCGTCACGCACGTAGCGACCTCctaacggctcaaaactagccaaaagcaactcaaatacatcaaataaagcccaaggaaataattccaaatgataaagatcgaatctttaatgaaaacccaaaatcggccaaaactcacacccgggcccgcacctcgtaacccaacaaaactcacaaaatccgacaaccaattcaattacgagtccaaccatactagtttcactcaaatccgactccaattcgatgttcaaaactcaaacattcatattatgaaactttaggccaaaacccccaatttcctctttaaattcataatccaattaccaaaaccaaagtagattcatgaaatataaccaaaaccgagtagagaacacttaccccaattcatatggtgataTTTTCTTCaaacaatcgcctcaatccgagcttgaaaatgttaaaataaagccaaaatcgcgaacccttgtatttatcattctgcccagcactttcgcacctgcgacacattAGCCGTTTTTGCGGCGTTGCTTTTGCGACCAAAAAtcacgcttctgcggagaagcactggaggcctgcccttcgcacctgcggtaaaatacccgcatctgcgcactcgcaggtgtgCGCCCAAATATCGCTTCTGCGCTGCCAACCGCTTCTGTGCTCAACTCACCGCATTTGCGCCTTCGTAGATGCGAAGcaatctccgcttctgcagaacccTGCTCCCAGCATTATTTCCGCTCCTGTGACCCcttcgtcgcttctgcgaccattgcacctgcgcaaaccagccgcaggtgcggtcacaccagaaccagcaatagcaacattgaagaaaatgatctgaaatcaatccAATACAcgcccaagcccctcgggaccccgtccaaacatacccacaagtcacataacaaaacaCAAACCTattcgaggtcttaaaacacatataaaaatatcaaaacgatgaatcacacctcaaatcgaaatatatgaactttgaactttcaatttctaaaactctcgctgaaacatatcaaatcatcccggaatgaacccaaattttgcacacaagtcccaaatgacatgacgaagctattccaattcccggaaccacaatccgaatccgatatcctcaaagtcaacttccggtcaaacttatgaactttccaaacctttaaatttctaatttctgccaacttgtgccgaaaccttctagaaacaa of Nicotiana tomentosiformis chromosome 7, ASM39032v3, whole genome shotgun sequence contains these proteins:
- the LOC104120897 gene encoding sodium-dependent phosphate transport protein 1, chloroplastic, yielding MTAKSFLLSHYSCSPPKNCNSNIRGRNFSYYTTGNGIECRGAFRLFQFGSRYGEGLVRRNNDSWKAWADVKSKPFKIAESSESLKFEDPISDALLRKKEDGDSLEFPKRWVIVLLCFSAFLLCNMDRVNMSIAILPMASEYHWGPTTVGLIQSSFFWGYLLTQIAGGIWADTVGGKAVLGFGVVWWSVATVLTPIAAKLGLPFLFVVRAFMGIGEGVAMPAMNNILSKWVPVSERSRSLALVYSGMYLGSVTGLAFSPLLIHNFGWPSVFFSFGSLGTVWFAVWLNKAYSSPLDDPELRPEEKKLILSSSVSKEPVKSIPWKLILSKPPVWALIVSHFCHNWGTFILLTWMPTYYHQVLKFNLTESGLFAVLPWLTMAISANIGGWIADSLVRKGVSVTVVRKIMQTIGFLGPAFFLTQLSHVDSPAMAVLCMSCSQGSDAFSQSGLYSNHQDIAPRYSGVLLGLSNTAGVLAGVFGTAATGYILQHGSWDDVFKVSVGLYLVGTVVWNAFSTGEKIID